The Thamnophis elegans isolate rThaEle1 chromosome Z, rThaEle1.pri, whole genome shotgun sequence genome contains a region encoding:
- the LOC116522689 gene encoding transmembrane protease serine 11E-like, with protein MSQSRTSPLAPWMIALIVVAVLLVLATAIGLLVYFLIYDQKLFFYNASFKIKNKQYQPSYDKQTSAEFRELSRSIEILIKQAFHATPLENRLINERVVRLSPGNDGVLADVLLIFKFIATDNKETLWTNIYQSLLKKLKSSTWPLSIDISSYKLSEINEKNGTNLLNSSGCGTRLDRSVERIYGGTIAGEGEWPWQASLQLNGIHRCGATLISNNWLVTAAHCFRGVRDVRSWTSSFGARLRPPRMRRNLREIIIHEHYANNVMNHEFDIAVVQLSSPVEFTTDVHRVCLPEASYSFPENTTCAVTGFGALKDDGPSVGELRQTEVKIISNQVCNRRQVYNGAISSGMLCAGYLEGGSDACQGDSGGPLVTSDSRGIWYLVGIVSWGDECAKPNKPGVYTRVTYYRSWIAYHTGI; from the exons ATGTCTCAATCAAGAACCAGTCCTCTGGCGCCATGGATGATTGCTTTAATTGTGGTAGCGGTATTGCTGGTCTTAGCCACTGCCATTGGTTTGCTTGTGTACTTTTTGATATATG ATCAGAAGCTATTCTTTTACAATGCTTCCTTTAAAATCAAAAATAAGCAATATCAGCCTAGCTATGACAAACAGACTTCAGCAGAATTTAGAGAACTGAGCAGAAGTATTGAGATTTTG ATTAAACAAGCATTTCACGCTACTCCCTTAGAAAACAGGCTCATTAATGAACGTGTTGTCAGGCTAAG CCCGGGGAATGATGGTGTCCTGGCAGATGTGCTGCTAATATTTAAGTTCATTGCCACAGATAATAAAGAGACACTATGGACAAATATTTATCAAAGTTTGCTGAAAAAACTGAAGTCATCAACATGGCCCTTAAGTATTGATATTTCTTCTTATAAGCTTTCAG aaataaatgaaaaaaatggtaCAAATCTTCTCAACAGTT CAGGCTGTGGGACACGACTGGACAGATCTGTGGAGAGAATCTATGGAGGAACCATTGCAGGGGAAGGGGAATGGCCCTGGCAAGCTAGTCTCCAGCTAAATGGCATTCATCGTTGTGGAGCAACATTGATCAGCAATAACTGGCTTGTGACTGCTGCTCATTGTTTTAGAGG TGTCCGAGATGTCAGAAGTTGGACAAGTAGTTTTGGGGCTCGTCTAAGACCTCCAAGAATGAGAAGGAATCTTCGCGAGATCATCATTCATGAGCATTATGCTAATAATGTCATGAACCATGAATTTGATATTGCTGTTGTACAGCTTTCATCCCCAGTGGAATTTACAACTGATGTACATCGTGTTTGTCTTCCAGAAGCTTCATATAGTTTTCCAGAAAATACGACTTGTGCTGTTACAGGATTTGGTGCTCTTAAAGATGATG GTCCCAGTGTTGGTGAACTTCGTCAAACAGAAGTGAAAATTATAAGTAATCAAGTTTGCAACAGAAGACAAGTATATAATGGAGCCATTTCATCTGGAATGCTCTGTGCTGGATACCTGGAAGGTGGAAGCGATGCTTGTCAG GGTGATTCTGGTGGACCATTGGTTACATCTGATTCAAGAGGAATATGGTACCTTGTTGGCATAGTAAGCTGGGGAGATGAATGTGCTAAGCCAAATAAACCTGGAGTCTATACACGAGTTACTTACTATCGAAGTTGGATTGCTTACCATACAGGAATCTGA